From Oreochromis niloticus isolate F11D_XX linkage group LG14, O_niloticus_UMD_NMBU, whole genome shotgun sequence, one genomic window encodes:
- the LOC112842069 gene encoding proline-rich protein 36-like isoform X1 — translation MTRPAFDPADSDLFERQEAALSIWMEKLKGKQRLFAEQEHIFEGTRLALGGPRRRRVPPPAASPAPEHSPRRVDVSRRAAAVPSLAGPLLAHAPSASFTGPSTSPRHSGSASHLGSTEAPEPEARMCTPPASSSRRKRRTRRHKMDYFQQFPVVSSSDCFPPSFDSSFKTTDEPISDSWDVSLLEDSVDWEDLFCSAPPKTVNSDGRKTRLKPVRPVSVTHPVVISTPISQPTPTPVPAPRRRAAATQPTSTPAPVSRVGVTGVQPPPVPVPAPRLKAARTQPDLPRVSEELASPSTTSPLHPPPDPAFHALALSLVKLAEVSPAQAPALLAQAIALSPSLAQSIAQPPATSTTAPSSASPASIHPLASPLQSVHSPAVQLPAQSVHSPAVQPPAQSAPSPAVQPPAQSAPSPAVQLPVQPVHSSAVQPPVQPVYSPVAQSPALVLQSPVVQPPPVLQSPVVQPPPVLQSPVVQPPPVLQSPVVQPPPVLQSPVVQSPPVLQSPVVQSPPVLQSAPVLQAPVVQSPVPQAPVAQSPVLQSCPLQPVQSVIQSPVLQSVQSVIQHPVVQSPVLSPSVVQSSVVQSLIHHPFQFPDPKPQHPEPAVSSPAPQPGVSAPAGPAAPQPGASAPTGPACLQPEASAPTGPACLQQEASAPTGPASEAVASSPPAPPGPASASASAPPGPASASASAPPGPDSASPGPAAATPPPEPAPRNRWPLSRPPAGRHRQRGRPPDLLSGRRRLPRGRPPDLLLSGCRRLPRSRPPDLLLSGRRRLPRGRPPDLLLSGRRRLPRGRPPDLLLSGRRRLPRGRPPDHLLSGRRRLPRGRPPDRLQHRRRLPRGRPPELSGLSHWPRGRPPELSGLSHWPRGRPPELFLFRTPSLRPGPLRPPCFGFSFFWPSGAGL, via the exons ATGACACGACCCGCTTTTGACCCAGCGGACTCGGACCTTTTTGAGCGGCAGGAGGCAGCGCTCTCCATTTGGATGGAGAAGCTCAAGGGGAAACAGCGGCTCTTCGCGGAGCAAGAGCACATCTTCGAGGGAACTCGCCTGGCTCTGGGCGGGCCTCGGAGACGCCGCGTTCCCCCACCTGCTGCCTCACCTGCACCGGAGCATTCGCCGCGGAGAGTGGACGTTTCACGCCGCGCTGCGGCCGTTCCCTCTCTCGCGGGTCCGCTCCTCGCTCACGCGCCATCTGCCTCATTCACCGGACCTTCAACCTCGCCACGGCACAGCGGCTCCGCCTCCCACCTCGGCTCAACAGAGGCTCCCGAGCCGGAGGCTCGGATGTGTACCCCGCCCGCTTCCTCTTCCCGGAGAAAGCGGCGCACACGCCGCCATAAAATGGACTATTTCCAGCAATTCCCGGTGGTGAGTTCCAGTGACTGTTTTCCACCCTCATTCGATTCCTCATTTAAAACCACCGATGAACCCATCTCTGATTCGTGGGATGTTTCCCTCCTGGAGGATTCTGTGGACTGGGAAGATCTTTTCTGTTCTGCTCCCCCAAAGACTGTAAATAGTGATGGCAGAAAGACCAGACTAAAACCCGTTAGACCTGTCAGTGTCACTCACCCAGTTGTTATTTCCACTCCTATCAGCCAGCCTACACCCACACCTGTGCCAGCTCCCAGGAGGAGGGCAGCTGCGACCCAGCCTACCTCCACACCCGCTCCTgtttctcgggtgggggtgactgGTGTCCAGCCACCTCCCGTGCCTGTCCCAGCGCCTAGGCTGAAGGCAGCTAGAACCCAGCCTGACCTCCCTAGAGTCTCGGAAGAGCTAGCCTCTCCATCTACTACTTCACCTCTTCATCCACCTCCTGATCCAGCCTTTCACGCCCTCGCATTATCACTGGTTAAGCTAGCTGAGGTTTCTCCTGCTCAGGCACCAGCTTTACTAGCCCAGGCTATAGCCTTATCTCCCTCATTAGCACAGTCTATAGCTCAACCACCAGCCACATCAACCACAGCTCCGTCGTCAGCCTCACCCGCCTCTATTCATCCCTTAGCATCCCCACTCCAGTCAGTTCACTCACCTGCTGTTCAGcttccagcccagtcagttcactctcctgctgttcagcctccagcccagtcagctccctctcctgctgttcagcctccagcccagtcagctccctctcctgctgttcAGCTCCCGGTCCAGCCAGTTCACTCTTCTGCTGTTCAGCCCCCGGTCCAGCCGGTTTACTCCCCTGTAGCTCAGTCACCTGCTCTCGTTCTCCAGTCTCCTGTAGTTCAGCCTCCTCCCGTTCTCCAGTCTCCTGTAGTTCAGCCTCCTCCCGTTCTCCAGTCTCCTGTAGTTCAGCCTCCTCCCGTTCTCCAGTCTCCTGTAGTTCAGCCTCCTCCCGTTCTCCAGtctcctgtagttcagtctcctcccGTTCTCCAGtctcctgtagttcagtctcctcctgtcctccagtctgCTCCCGTCCTCCAGGCCCCCGTAGTCCAGTCTCCTGTTCCTCAGGCccctgtagctcagtctcctgtcctccagtcttGTCCCCTCCAGCCAGTCCAGTCTGTTATCCAGTCGCCTGTCCTCCAGTCAGTACAGTCTGTCATCCAGCACCCTGTGGTTCAGTCACCGGTTCTCTCACCTTCTGTAGTCCAGTCTTCTGTAGTCCAGTCACTCATTCACCATCCATTTCAGTTCCCGGACCCGAAGCCACAGCAtccagagccagctgtgagctctcctgctcctcagccaggggtttccgcacccgctggcccggccgctcctcagccaggg gcctcCGCGCCTACTGGCccagcctgtctccagccagaggcctcCGCGCCTACTGGCCCAGCCTGTCTCCAGCAAGAGGCCTCCGCGCCTACTGGCCCAGCCTCCGAAGCTGTTGCTTCGTCACCGCCGGCtccgcctggtccagcctctgcctcggcttctgctccgcctggtccagcctctgcctcggcttctgctccgcctgGTCCAGACTCAGCTTCGCCTGGTCCTGCGGCTGCCACGCCGCCGCCCGAGCCTGCACCTCGGAATCGctggccactttccaggccacCAGCTGGACGTCATCGCCAGCGTGGTCGACCACCGGACCTCCTCAGcggccgccgccgtcttcctcgcggccgcccaccggaccTCCTCCTCAGCGGCTGCCGCCGTCTTCCTCGCAGCCGCCCACCGGACCTCCTCCTCAGcggccgccgccgtcttcctcgcggccgcccaccggaccTCCTCCTCAgtggccgccgccgtcttcctcgcggccgcccaccggaccTCCTCCTCAGTGGCCGCCGCCgccttcctcgcggccgcccaccggatCACCTCCTCAGTGGCCGCCGCCgccttcctcgcggccgcccaccggaccGACTTCAGCATCGCCGCCgccttcctcgcggccgcccacctgaACTGTCCGGGCTCAGCCACTGGCCGCGTGGCCGCCCACCTGAACTGTCCGGGCTCAGCCACTGGCCGCGTGGCCGCCCAcctgaactgtttttgtttcgGACTCCGTCCCTCCGTCCTGGGCCCCTCCGCCCTCCCTGTTTTGGTTTTTCGTTCTTTTGGCCGTCGGGTGCCGGCCTTTga
- the LOC112842069 gene encoding proline-rich protein 36-like isoform X3, whose amino-acid sequence MTRPAFDPADSDLFERQEAALSIWMEKLKGKQRLFAEQEHIFEGTRLALGGPRRRRVPPPAASPAPEHSPRRVDVSRRAAAVPSLAGPLLAHAPSASFTGPSTSPRHSGSASHLGSTEAPEPEARMCTPPASSSRRKRRTRRHKMDYFQQFPVVSSSDCFPPSFDSSFKTTDEPISDSWDVSLLEDSVDWEDLFCSAPPKTVNSDGRKTRLKPVRPVSVTHPVVISTPISQPTPTPVPAPRRRAAATQPTSTPAPVSRVGVTGVQPPPVPVPAPRLKAARTQPDLPRVSEELASPSTTSPLHPPPDPAFHALALSLVKLAEVSPAQAPALLAQAIALSPSLAQSIAQPPATSTTAPSSASPASIHPLASPLQSVHSPAVQLPAQSVHSPAVQPPAQSAPSPAVQPPAQSAPSPAVQPPVQPVYSPVAQSPALVLQSPVVQPPPVLQSPVVQPPPVLQSPVVQPPPVLQSPVVQPPPVLQSPVVQSPPVLQSPVVQSPPVLQSAPVLQAPVVQSPVPQAPVAQSPVLQSCPLQPVQSVIQSPVLQSVQSVIQHPVVQSPVLSPSVVQSSVVQSLIHHPFQFPDPKPQHPEPAVSSPAPQPGVSAPAGPAAPQPGASAPTGPACLQPEASAPTGPACLQQEASAPTGPASEAVASSPPAPPGPASASASAPPGPASASASAPPGPDSASPGPAAATPPPEPAPRNRWPLSRPPAGRHRQRGRPPDLLSGRRRLPRGRPPDLLLSGCRRLPRSRPPDLLLSGRRRLPRGRPPDLLLSGRRRLPRGRPPDLLLSGRRRLPRGRPPDHLLSGRRRLPRGRPPDRLQHRRRLPRGRPPELSGLSHWPRGRPPELSGLSHWPRGRPPELFLFRTPSLRPGPLRPPCFGFSFFWPSGAGL is encoded by the exons ATGACACGACCCGCTTTTGACCCAGCGGACTCGGACCTTTTTGAGCGGCAGGAGGCAGCGCTCTCCATTTGGATGGAGAAGCTCAAGGGGAAACAGCGGCTCTTCGCGGAGCAAGAGCACATCTTCGAGGGAACTCGCCTGGCTCTGGGCGGGCCTCGGAGACGCCGCGTTCCCCCACCTGCTGCCTCACCTGCACCGGAGCATTCGCCGCGGAGAGTGGACGTTTCACGCCGCGCTGCGGCCGTTCCCTCTCTCGCGGGTCCGCTCCTCGCTCACGCGCCATCTGCCTCATTCACCGGACCTTCAACCTCGCCACGGCACAGCGGCTCCGCCTCCCACCTCGGCTCAACAGAGGCTCCCGAGCCGGAGGCTCGGATGTGTACCCCGCCCGCTTCCTCTTCCCGGAGAAAGCGGCGCACACGCCGCCATAAAATGGACTATTTCCAGCAATTCCCGGTGGTGAGTTCCAGTGACTGTTTTCCACCCTCATTCGATTCCTCATTTAAAACCACCGATGAACCCATCTCTGATTCGTGGGATGTTTCCCTCCTGGAGGATTCTGTGGACTGGGAAGATCTTTTCTGTTCTGCTCCCCCAAAGACTGTAAATAGTGATGGCAGAAAGACCAGACTAAAACCCGTTAGACCTGTCAGTGTCACTCACCCAGTTGTTATTTCCACTCCTATCAGCCAGCCTACACCCACACCTGTGCCAGCTCCCAGGAGGAGGGCAGCTGCGACCCAGCCTACCTCCACACCCGCTCCTgtttctcgggtgggggtgactgGTGTCCAGCCACCTCCCGTGCCTGTCCCAGCGCCTAGGCTGAAGGCAGCTAGAACCCAGCCTGACCTCCCTAGAGTCTCGGAAGAGCTAGCCTCTCCATCTACTACTTCACCTCTTCATCCACCTCCTGATCCAGCCTTTCACGCCCTCGCATTATCACTGGTTAAGCTAGCTGAGGTTTCTCCTGCTCAGGCACCAGCTTTACTAGCCCAGGCTATAGCCTTATCTCCCTCATTAGCACAGTCTATAGCTCAACCACCAGCCACATCAACCACAGCTCCGTCGTCAGCCTCACCCGCCTCTATTCATCCCTTAGCATCCCCACTCCAGTCAGTTCACTCACCTGCTGTTCAGcttccagcccagtcagttcactctcctgctgttcagcctccagcccagtcagctccctctcctgctgttcagcctccagcccagtcagctccctctc CTGCTGTTCAGCCCCCGGTCCAGCCGGTTTACTCCCCTGTAGCTCAGTCACCTGCTCTCGTTCTCCAGTCTCCTGTAGTTCAGCCTCCTCCCGTTCTCCAGTCTCCTGTAGTTCAGCCTCCTCCCGTTCTCCAGTCTCCTGTAGTTCAGCCTCCTCCCGTTCTCCAGTCTCCTGTAGTTCAGCCTCCTCCCGTTCTCCAGtctcctgtagttcagtctcctcccGTTCTCCAGtctcctgtagttcagtctcctcctgtcctccagtctgCTCCCGTCCTCCAGGCCCCCGTAGTCCAGTCTCCTGTTCCTCAGGCccctgtagctcagtctcctgtcctccagtcttGTCCCCTCCAGCCAGTCCAGTCTGTTATCCAGTCGCCTGTCCTCCAGTCAGTACAGTCTGTCATCCAGCACCCTGTGGTTCAGTCACCGGTTCTCTCACCTTCTGTAGTCCAGTCTTCTGTAGTCCAGTCACTCATTCACCATCCATTTCAGTTCCCGGACCCGAAGCCACAGCAtccagagccagctgtgagctctcctgctcctcagccaggggtttccgcacccgctggcccggccgctcctcagccaggg gcctcCGCGCCTACTGGCccagcctgtctccagccagaggcctcCGCGCCTACTGGCCCAGCCTGTCTCCAGCAAGAGGCCTCCGCGCCTACTGGCCCAGCCTCCGAAGCTGTTGCTTCGTCACCGCCGGCtccgcctggtccagcctctgcctcggcttctgctccgcctggtccagcctctgcctcggcttctgctccgcctgGTCCAGACTCAGCTTCGCCTGGTCCTGCGGCTGCCACGCCGCCGCCCGAGCCTGCACCTCGGAATCGctggccactttccaggccacCAGCTGGACGTCATCGCCAGCGTGGTCGACCACCGGACCTCCTCAGcggccgccgccgtcttcctcgcggccgcccaccggaccTCCTCCTCAGCGGCTGCCGCCGTCTTCCTCGCAGCCGCCCACCGGACCTCCTCCTCAGcggccgccgccgtcttcctcgcggccgcccaccggaccTCCTCCTCAgtggccgccgccgtcttcctcgcggccgcccaccggaccTCCTCCTCAGTGGCCGCCGCCgccttcctcgcggccgcccaccggatCACCTCCTCAGTGGCCGCCGCCgccttcctcgcggccgcccaccggaccGACTTCAGCATCGCCGCCgccttcctcgcggccgcccacctgaACTGTCCGGGCTCAGCCACTGGCCGCGTGGCCGCCCACCTGAACTGTCCGGGCTCAGCCACTGGCCGCGTGGCCGCCCAcctgaactgtttttgtttcgGACTCCGTCCCTCCGTCCTGGGCCCCTCCGCCCTCCCTGTTTTGGTTTTTCGTTCTTTTGGCCGTCGGGTGCCGGCCTTTga
- the LOC112842069 gene encoding proline-rich protein 36-like isoform X2 — MTRPAFDPADSDLFERQEAALSIWMEKLKGKQRLFAEQEHIFEGTRLALGGPRRRRVPPPAASPAPEHSPRRVDVSRRAAAVPSLAGPLLAHAPSASFTGPSTSPRHSGSASHLGSTEAPEPEARMCTPPASSSRRKRRTRRHKMDYFQQFPVVSSSDCFPPSFDSSFKTTDEPISDSWDVSLLEDSVDWEDLFCSAPPKTVNSDGRKTRLKPVRPVSVTHPVVISTPISQPTPTPVPAPRRRAAATQPTSTPAPVSRVGVTGVQPPPVPVPAPRVSEELASPSTTSPLHPPPDPAFHALALSLVKLAEVSPAQAPALLAQAIALSPSLAQSIAQPPATSTTAPSSASPASIHPLASPLQSVHSPAVQLPAQSVHSPAVQPPAQSAPSPAVQPPAQSAPSPAVQLPVQPVHSSAVQPPVQPVYSPVAQSPALVLQSPVVQPPPVLQSPVVQPPPVLQSPVVQPPPVLQSPVVQPPPVLQSPVVQSPPVLQSPVVQSPPVLQSAPVLQAPVVQSPVPQAPVAQSPVLQSCPLQPVQSVIQSPVLQSVQSVIQHPVVQSPVLSPSVVQSSVVQSLIHHPFQFPDPKPQHPEPAVSSPAPQPGVSAPAGPAAPQPGASAPTGPACLQPEASAPTGPACLQQEASAPTGPASEAVASSPPAPPGPASASASAPPGPASASASAPPGPDSASPGPAAATPPPEPAPRNRWPLSRPPAGRHRQRGRPPDLLSGRRRLPRGRPPDLLLSGCRRLPRSRPPDLLLSGRRRLPRGRPPDLLLSGRRRLPRGRPPDLLLSGRRRLPRGRPPDHLLSGRRRLPRGRPPDRLQHRRRLPRGRPPELSGLSHWPRGRPPELSGLSHWPRGRPPELFLFRTPSLRPGPLRPPCFGFSFFWPSGAGL, encoded by the exons ATGACACGACCCGCTTTTGACCCAGCGGACTCGGACCTTTTTGAGCGGCAGGAGGCAGCGCTCTCCATTTGGATGGAGAAGCTCAAGGGGAAACAGCGGCTCTTCGCGGAGCAAGAGCACATCTTCGAGGGAACTCGCCTGGCTCTGGGCGGGCCTCGGAGACGCCGCGTTCCCCCACCTGCTGCCTCACCTGCACCGGAGCATTCGCCGCGGAGAGTGGACGTTTCACGCCGCGCTGCGGCCGTTCCCTCTCTCGCGGGTCCGCTCCTCGCTCACGCGCCATCTGCCTCATTCACCGGACCTTCAACCTCGCCACGGCACAGCGGCTCCGCCTCCCACCTCGGCTCAACAGAGGCTCCCGAGCCGGAGGCTCGGATGTGTACCCCGCCCGCTTCCTCTTCCCGGAGAAAGCGGCGCACACGCCGCCATAAAATGGACTATTTCCAGCAATTCCCGGTGGTGAGTTCCAGTGACTGTTTTCCACCCTCATTCGATTCCTCATTTAAAACCACCGATGAACCCATCTCTGATTCGTGGGATGTTTCCCTCCTGGAGGATTCTGTGGACTGGGAAGATCTTTTCTGTTCTGCTCCCCCAAAGACTGTAAATAGTGATGGCAGAAAGACCAGACTAAAACCCGTTAGACCTGTCAGTGTCACTCACCCAGTTGTTATTTCCACTCCTATCAGCCAGCCTACACCCACACCTGTGCCAGCTCCCAGGAGGAGGGCAGCTGCGACCCAGCCTACCTCCACACCCGCTCCTgtttctcgggtgggggtgactgGTGTCCAGCCACCTCCCGTGCCTGTCCCAGCGCCTAG AGTCTCGGAAGAGCTAGCCTCTCCATCTACTACTTCACCTCTTCATCCACCTCCTGATCCAGCCTTTCACGCCCTCGCATTATCACTGGTTAAGCTAGCTGAGGTTTCTCCTGCTCAGGCACCAGCTTTACTAGCCCAGGCTATAGCCTTATCTCCCTCATTAGCACAGTCTATAGCTCAACCACCAGCCACATCAACCACAGCTCCGTCGTCAGCCTCACCCGCCTCTATTCATCCCTTAGCATCCCCACTCCAGTCAGTTCACTCACCTGCTGTTCAGcttccagcccagtcagttcactctcctgctgttcagcctccagcccagtcagctccctctcctgctgttcagcctccagcccagtcagctccctctcctgctgttcAGCTCCCGGTCCAGCCAGTTCACTCTTCTGCTGTTCAGCCCCCGGTCCAGCCGGTTTACTCCCCTGTAGCTCAGTCACCTGCTCTCGTTCTCCAGTCTCCTGTAGTTCAGCCTCCTCCCGTTCTCCAGTCTCCTGTAGTTCAGCCTCCTCCCGTTCTCCAGTCTCCTGTAGTTCAGCCTCCTCCCGTTCTCCAGTCTCCTGTAGTTCAGCCTCCTCCCGTTCTCCAGtctcctgtagttcagtctcctcccGTTCTCCAGtctcctgtagttcagtctcctcctgtcctccagtctgCTCCCGTCCTCCAGGCCCCCGTAGTCCAGTCTCCTGTTCCTCAGGCccctgtagctcagtctcctgtcctccagtcttGTCCCCTCCAGCCAGTCCAGTCTGTTATCCAGTCGCCTGTCCTCCAGTCAGTACAGTCTGTCATCCAGCACCCTGTGGTTCAGTCACCGGTTCTCTCACCTTCTGTAGTCCAGTCTTCTGTAGTCCAGTCACTCATTCACCATCCATTTCAGTTCCCGGACCCGAAGCCACAGCAtccagagccagctgtgagctctcctgctcctcagccaggggtttccgcacccgctggcccggccgctcctcagccaggg gcctcCGCGCCTACTGGCccagcctgtctccagccagaggcctcCGCGCCTACTGGCCCAGCCTGTCTCCAGCAAGAGGCCTCCGCGCCTACTGGCCCAGCCTCCGAAGCTGTTGCTTCGTCACCGCCGGCtccgcctggtccagcctctgcctcggcttctgctccgcctggtccagcctctgcctcggcttctgctccgcctgGTCCAGACTCAGCTTCGCCTGGTCCTGCGGCTGCCACGCCGCCGCCCGAGCCTGCACCTCGGAATCGctggccactttccaggccacCAGCTGGACGTCATCGCCAGCGTGGTCGACCACCGGACCTCCTCAGcggccgccgccgtcttcctcgcggccgcccaccggaccTCCTCCTCAGCGGCTGCCGCCGTCTTCCTCGCAGCCGCCCACCGGACCTCCTCCTCAGcggccgccgccgtcttcctcgcggccgcccaccggaccTCCTCCTCAgtggccgccgccgtcttcctcgcggccgcccaccggaccTCCTCCTCAGTGGCCGCCGCCgccttcctcgcggccgcccaccggatCACCTCCTCAGTGGCCGCCGCCgccttcctcgcggccgcccaccggaccGACTTCAGCATCGCCGCCgccttcctcgcggccgcccacctgaACTGTCCGGGCTCAGCCACTGGCCGCGTGGCCGCCCACCTGAACTGTCCGGGCTCAGCCACTGGCCGCGTGGCCGCCCAcctgaactgtttttgtttcgGACTCCGTCCCTCCGTCCTGGGCCCCTCCGCCCTCCCTGTTTTGGTTTTTCGTTCTTTTGGCCGTCGGGTGCCGGCCTTTga